In one window of Bradyrhizobium diazoefficiens DNA:
- a CDS encoding PQQ-dependent dehydrogenase, methanol/ethanol family, translated as MFVRGLTQVLSVICASCALLSSVSAQTDLVSRMKDPGQWPMAARDYANTRYSDLDQINTANASRLQLAWTFSVGVDRGQEAAPLVVDGTLYVVGPYAGPYPNRVFALDATTGELKWSYAPKPEPAAAGVACCDVVNRGLAFDNGKVFLNTLDNHTVAIDAKSGKELWHTKLGEINKGETITMAPVVVKGKVLVGNSGGEMGVRGWVTALDENTGAISWRAYATGPDKDVLIGDDFKPFYDSLKGKDLGVKSWPADRWQVGGGTMWGWISYDSDLNLIYYGTANPSPWNANQRSGDNLWSTTIFARDPDTGRAKWAYQINPHDLFDHDEINENVLLDLELNGQTRKVLIHPGRNGYMYVMDRATGEVISADAYEFVNSYKGVDLTTGKIIPNEEKTPLVGKTVENICPAAPGAKDWQPTAWSPRTKLLYVPHQHLCMDFKASQVGYIAGTPYVGADVDMYAGPGGYRGEFMAWDPVARKKVWEIHEKLPVWSGALVTAGDVAFYGTMDRLFKAVDAKDGHLLWQFRAGSGFIGQPISYRGTDGQQYIAILSGVGGWPGVVANAEVDQRVRNAALGFTGATQDLPFYTAGGSELLVFKVGGASGEDTSHAPSK; from the coding sequence CTGCGCGTCCTGTGCGTTGCTGTCGTCAGTCTCGGCTCAGACCGATCTGGTGAGCCGTATGAAGGACCCAGGTCAATGGCCGATGGCGGCGCGCGACTACGCCAACACGCGCTACAGCGACCTCGACCAGATCAACACAGCCAATGCATCGCGCCTCCAGCTTGCGTGGACGTTCTCGGTCGGCGTCGATCGTGGCCAGGAGGCGGCGCCTCTGGTGGTGGACGGCACCCTGTATGTGGTTGGTCCCTATGCAGGCCCCTACCCCAACCGTGTCTTCGCGCTCGATGCCACCACCGGCGAACTGAAATGGTCATATGCACCGAAGCCGGAGCCGGCTGCCGCGGGCGTCGCCTGCTGCGACGTCGTCAATCGCGGGCTCGCCTTCGACAACGGCAAGGTCTTCCTCAACACGCTCGATAATCATACCGTCGCGATAGATGCCAAGTCCGGCAAGGAGCTCTGGCACACGAAGCTCGGCGAAATCAACAAGGGCGAGACCATCACGATGGCTCCCGTCGTGGTGAAGGGAAAGGTCCTCGTCGGCAATAGCGGGGGCGAGATGGGCGTACGCGGCTGGGTCACCGCGCTTGACGAGAACACCGGCGCCATTTCCTGGCGGGCGTATGCAACCGGTCCGGACAAAGACGTGCTGATCGGCGACGACTTCAAACCGTTCTACGACAGTCTCAAGGGCAAGGATCTCGGCGTGAAGAGCTGGCCCGCCGACCGCTGGCAGGTCGGGGGCGGCACAATGTGGGGCTGGATTTCCTACGATTCTGATCTGAACCTGATCTACTACGGCACGGCCAATCCGAGTCCATGGAATGCCAACCAGCGCAGCGGCGACAATCTCTGGAGCACAACGATCTTTGCCCGCGACCCCGACACCGGCCGCGCCAAATGGGCCTACCAGATCAACCCGCACGATTTGTTCGATCACGACGAGATCAACGAGAATGTGCTGCTCGACCTCGAGCTCAATGGACAGACCCGGAAGGTCCTGATCCATCCCGGCCGCAACGGCTATATGTACGTCATGGACCGCGCGACCGGCGAGGTGATCTCGGCGGACGCCTATGAATTCGTCAACTCCTACAAGGGCGTCGATCTGACGACCGGTAAGATCATCCCGAACGAGGAGAAGACGCCGCTCGTGGGCAAGACCGTGGAGAACATCTGCCCCGCCGCACCGGGCGCCAAGGATTGGCAACCGACAGCATGGTCACCACGCACCAAGCTCCTCTATGTGCCGCACCAACACCTTTGCATGGACTTCAAGGCCTCGCAGGTCGGTTACATCGCCGGCACGCCCTATGTCGGCGCAGACGTCGACATGTATGCCGGCCCCGGCGGCTATCGCGGCGAGTTCATGGCGTGGGATCCGGTCGCGCGCAAGAAAGTCTGGGAGATCCACGAGAAGCTGCCGGTCTGGAGCGGCGCGCTGGTCACGGCCGGCGATGTCGCGTTCTACGGCACCATGGATCGCCTGTTCAAGGCGGTGGACGCCAAGGATGGCCATCTGCTGTGGCAGTTCCGGGCGGGCTCCGGATTCATCGGCCAGCCGATTTCTTATCGCGGCACCGATGGGCAGCAATACATCGCGATTCTGTCCGGTGTCGGCGGCTGGCCCGGGGTGGTGGCCAATGCCGAGGTCGATCAGCGCGTGCGCAATGCCGCGCTGGGCTTTACAGGCGCGACGCAGGATCTGCCGTTCTACACCGCCGGCGGGAGCGAGCTGCTGGTTTTCAAGGTGGGTGGAGCGAGCGGTGAGGACACTAGCCATGCGCCTTCGAAATAG
- a CDS encoding substrate-binding domain-containing protein: MRLRNRSGIAFGIVIGLGINAATASASALRVCADPNNLPFSNSAGAGFENRLAAMVGEYLGEQVSYTWWAQRRGFIRNTLKAGKCDVVMGVPSDYDLVETTKPYYRSTYVFVTRQDQHLDLSSLLDSRLHQLVIGVHLIGDDGNNPPPAQALGEEGIVDNVRGYSIYGDYRQADPPARLIEAVENGDIDVAAAWGPLAGYFAQRSPVPLTVTPIRDTERFAPQQFQFAIAMGVRKGDDGLRDRLNSFIDEHRSDITSLLRNYGVPLVDQPVATSGGHQ, from the coding sequence ATGCGCCTTCGAAATAGATCCGGTATCGCCTTCGGAATCGTGATCGGGCTTGGGATCAATGCCGCGACAGCGTCGGCCAGCGCACTCCGCGTCTGCGCCGATCCGAACAACCTGCCGTTCTCGAACAGCGCGGGGGCGGGATTCGAGAACAGGCTCGCAGCGATGGTCGGCGAATACCTCGGCGAGCAAGTGTCCTACACCTGGTGGGCGCAGCGGCGCGGCTTCATCCGCAACACACTGAAAGCCGGAAAATGCGACGTCGTGATGGGCGTGCCGTCCGACTACGATCTCGTGGAAACGACGAAGCCGTATTATCGCTCGACCTATGTCTTCGTCACGCGGCAAGATCAGCATCTCGATCTTTCTTCGCTGCTCGATTCGCGCCTGCATCAGCTTGTGATCGGTGTGCATCTGATCGGCGACGACGGCAATAACCCGCCGCCCGCGCAAGCGCTCGGCGAAGAGGGCATCGTCGACAATGTCCGCGGCTACTCGATCTACGGCGACTATCGTCAGGCCGATCCGCCGGCGCGCCTGATCGAGGCGGTCGAGAATGGCGACATCGATGTCGCCGCAGCCTGGGGTCCGCTGGCCGGCTATTTCGCGCAGCGCTCACCCGTGCCGCTGACGGTCACGCCGATTCGGGACACCGAGCGCTTTGCACCCCAGCAATTCCAGTTCGCCATTGCAATGGGCGTACGCAAAGGCGACGACGGCCTGCGCGACCGGCTGAATAGCTTCATTGACGAGCATCGGTCCGACATCACGTCGCTGTTGCGAAATTACGGCGTGCCGCTGGTCGATCAGCCCGTCGCGACTTCAGGAGGGCATCAGTGA
- a CDS encoding cytochrome c: MSAPALRTSVISLLLAAAPNGIALAQQTLPQSQEAKMPTLAPRSNFGGTVGNGRPGVFMQVPVSHLFPGAQPDPPQIKNPVQGDPNAEQRGMTYYVNFNCVGCHAANGGGGMGPALSNNTFIYGSQPENIFLSIYQGRPNGMPAWGGVLPDSVIWDLVTYIGKISNEPSHQWGRTFSANPLSPEVEQVPTEQVSTTDPWSATKPFKFGQKP; this comes from the coding sequence ATGTCTGCTCCAGCGTTGCGTACGAGTGTGATTTCCTTACTGCTGGCGGCTGCGCCGAACGGCATCGCGCTTGCCCAGCAGACTCTGCCGCAGTCGCAGGAGGCCAAGATGCCGACACTCGCGCCGCGCTCGAACTTCGGCGGCACTGTTGGCAACGGCAGGCCCGGTGTCTTCATGCAGGTCCCGGTCAGCCATTTGTTCCCCGGAGCGCAGCCGGATCCGCCGCAGATCAAGAACCCGGTGCAAGGCGATCCCAACGCAGAGCAGCGCGGGATGACGTACTATGTCAACTTCAACTGCGTCGGCTGCCATGCGGCCAACGGCGGCGGGGGCATGGGCCCGGCGCTGAGCAACAACACCTTCATCTATGGGTCGCAGCCCGAAAACATCTTTCTCTCGATCTACCAGGGCCGGCCGAACGGAATGCCAGCCTGGGGCGGCGTGCTGCCCGACAGCGTGATTTGGGACCTCGTCACCTACATCGGCAAGATCAGCAACGAGCCGAGCCATCAATGGGGCCGCACCTTCTCGGCGAACCCGCTGTCTCCCGAGGTCGAGCAGGTCCCGACCGAGCAGGTGTCGACGACCGATCCCTGGTCCGCCACCAAGCCTTTCAAATTCGGCCAAAAACCCTGA
- a CDS encoding cytochrome c family protein, which translates to MMSSVTRLLIASLLAMATAACEEGEAAGPDNFTGDVRRGADLVRHYQCGACHDIPGIAGANGNVGPPLHRIGTRTYIAGYIRNSPDNMADWIENPQRALPGNAMPTIGIPQKDARDIAAFLYTLK; encoded by the coding sequence ATGATGAGTTCGGTTACACGATTGCTGATCGCCTCGCTGCTGGCGATGGCCACCGCCGCCTGCGAGGAAGGCGAGGCTGCAGGCCCGGACAACTTCACCGGTGATGTCCGTCGCGGCGCTGATCTCGTCAGACACTATCAATGCGGCGCCTGCCACGATATTCCCGGCATTGCCGGCGCGAACGGCAATGTCGGGCCGCCTCTCCATCGGATCGGCACGCGCACCTATATCGCGGGATACATCCGGAATTCGCCGGATAACATGGCCGACTGGATCGAAAATCCGCAGCGAGCATTGCCGGGCAACGCAATGCCGACAATAGGAATTCCGCAGAAGGACGCGCGCGACATCGCGGCGTTCCTCTATACGCTGAAGTAG
- a CDS encoding SDR family oxidoreductase — protein MQNADVGLSTVSLSRVSDDIWIVDDAPINAAGLELPVRMTVIRLSNGDLVLHSPVRYSPVLRDELERLGPIRYLLAPNIAHWMFLSDWQREVPQAATFAARGLSARKQVRAAGIRIDRELGDTTPAEWTADLETVSVNAPMFSEVEVFDKRSRTLVLTDLVQNLDPDHLSGSAETAAKLLGIAKPGGKAPIYLRLLLRLGGRSVRAAAERLVRLGPERVIFAHGDWFESDGSERLRRSLRWLVPMDTSGPEQRQMMGTRVVITGASSGIGRAAALSFARNGASVVLAARRGEVLKHLAAECQALGGRALAVPTDVTDAEAMQRLARQAEDAFGGIDVWINNAGTGVFGAYQDADMALHRRTIEVNLLGTMHGAFAVLPVFLRQNGGILINNISLGGWAPTPFAAAYTASKFGLRGFTASLRQELSAHPGIHVCGVFPAMVDTPGFVHGANMSGRTLDPGPLLYQADDVAETFLRLVRAPRDEVAVGWPARAGQLAYAIAPRTIENILGAAFRFLLSRARPARSSEGMMIEAGPDGTSVDGGWLARKQLPPAGVVSKGIAVFGLAACLAFALSMASRSPPRSAKTRRQRA, from the coding sequence ATGCAAAATGCCGATGTCGGATTGTCGACTGTCAGTCTGTCGCGGGTCTCGGATGATATCTGGATCGTCGACGACGCGCCGATCAACGCAGCCGGTCTGGAGCTGCCGGTGCGGATGACCGTCATTCGGCTTTCGAATGGCGACCTCGTGCTCCACTCGCCGGTAAGATACTCGCCCGTTCTGCGCGATGAGCTGGAGCGCCTAGGCCCTATACGATACCTGCTCGCGCCCAATATCGCACACTGGATGTTCCTGTCCGATTGGCAACGGGAGGTGCCCCAGGCTGCAACATTCGCCGCGCGTGGCCTTTCGGCGCGCAAGCAGGTTCGCGCAGCAGGAATTCGCATCGACCGCGAGCTTGGAGATACGACGCCTGCCGAATGGACCGCCGATCTCGAAACCGTGTCGGTGAATGCCCCGATGTTCTCCGAGGTGGAGGTGTTCGACAAGCGGAGCCGAACCCTTGTGCTGACCGATCTCGTGCAGAATCTTGATCCCGACCATCTCAGCGGCTCGGCCGAGACCGCGGCAAAGTTGCTTGGCATTGCCAAGCCGGGCGGCAAGGCGCCGATTTATCTCCGTCTCCTGCTGCGCCTCGGAGGTCGTTCGGTTCGGGCCGCCGCCGAGCGGCTCGTGCGGCTGGGCCCGGAGCGCGTCATCTTCGCGCATGGCGACTGGTTCGAATCGGACGGGAGCGAGCGCCTGCGGAGATCCCTGCGCTGGCTCGTTCCCATGGACACCTCTGGACCTGAGCAGCGGCAAATGATGGGCACGCGCGTCGTCATAACAGGCGCCTCCAGTGGAATCGGCCGCGCCGCGGCGCTGTCCTTCGCGCGTAACGGCGCAAGCGTGGTCCTGGCGGCACGTCGCGGTGAAGTCCTGAAGCATCTCGCTGCCGAATGCCAGGCGCTCGGAGGCCGGGCGCTGGCCGTCCCGACCGATGTCACCGATGCGGAGGCGATGCAGCGTTTGGCGAGGCAGGCCGAAGACGCCTTCGGCGGCATCGATGTGTGGATCAACAACGCCGGAACGGGTGTTTTCGGTGCCTATCAGGATGCGGACATGGCGCTTCATCGCCGAACCATCGAAGTCAATTTGCTCGGCACGATGCACGGCGCTTTCGCGGTGCTTCCGGTCTTTCTCCGCCAGAACGGCGGCATCCTGATCAATAACATCTCCCTCGGCGGCTGGGCGCCGACGCCGTTTGCAGCAGCCTACACGGCCAGCAAGTTCGGCCTGCGTGGCTTCACCGCAAGTTTGCGCCAGGAACTGAGCGCGCATCCCGGCATTCACGTTTGTGGCGTCTTCCCGGCCATGGTCGATACGCCAGGCTTCGTCCACGGCGCCAACATGTCCGGGCGGACGCTCGATCCGGGCCCGCTGCTCTACCAGGCTGACGATGTTGCCGAGACCTTCCTCAGGTTGGTGCGCGCGCCTCGTGACGAGGTCGCAGTCGGCTGGCCAGCGCGCGCCGGACAATTGGCCTATGCGATTGCTCCGCGGACCATCGAGAATATTCTTGGAGCCGCATTCCGCTTCCTCCTGTCGCGCGCTCGCCCGGCAAGAAGTAGCGAGGGCATGATGATCGAGGCGGGGCCTGATGGCACATCTGTCGATGGCGGCTGGCTGGCGCGCAAGCAGCTCCCGCCCGCCGGTGTCGTCAGCAAGGGAATTGCGGTGTTCGGGCTCGCTGCTTGCCTGGCATTTGCGTTGTCCATGGCCAGTCGTTCGCCCCCACGGAGCGCGAAGACAAGGCGTCAGCGGGCCTGA
- a CDS encoding formate/nitrite transporter family protein: MDKPSDPASFNAASELDNVSPQQTEEIASQSRPSAALIHETIRAEGEQELQRHWWAILMSGLAAGLSMGLSLVVQGELHAAISADATRRLVVPLGYTVGFLVVVLGRQQLFTENTLTPILPLLHHRTFSMLMKVLRLWTLVLASNIAGTWAIGSVLARTDIFEPRITSAFLELGRHTIEGTFSATFVRAVFAGWVIALMTWLLPAAKGSRAHIIVVMTYVVALGEFAHIVAGSVECAFLVEGGQASFGQYVHDFFVPTLLGNILGGTTLVALLNYGQVAAELDKPED; encoded by the coding sequence GTGGACAAGCCGAGCGATCCCGCCTCATTCAACGCAGCTTCGGAGCTCGATAACGTCTCGCCGCAGCAGACTGAGGAAATAGCGTCCCAGAGCAGGCCCAGCGCCGCGCTGATTCATGAGACCATCCGTGCGGAGGGTGAGCAGGAGCTTCAGCGGCACTGGTGGGCCATTCTCATGTCCGGCCTTGCAGCGGGGCTTTCGATGGGCCTCTCGCTCGTGGTCCAGGGCGAGTTGCATGCCGCGATTTCCGCCGACGCGACGCGCCGACTGGTTGTACCGCTCGGCTACACCGTCGGCTTCCTCGTCGTGGTGCTGGGGCGACAGCAGCTTTTCACCGAGAACACGCTGACGCCGATCCTGCCGCTGCTGCATCACCGCACTTTTTCCATGCTGATGAAGGTCCTTAGACTGTGGACGCTGGTGCTTGCCTCCAACATCGCTGGAACCTGGGCGATCGGATCCGTCCTTGCGCGCACCGACATTTTCGAACCCAGGATCACCTCTGCGTTTCTTGAACTCGGCCGCCACACGATCGAAGGCACGTTTTCGGCAACCTTCGTCCGCGCCGTGTTTGCCGGCTGGGTGATCGCGTTGATGACGTGGCTACTGCCTGCAGCGAAGGGATCGCGCGCGCACATCATCGTGGTCATGACCTATGTGGTTGCGCTCGGCGAATTCGCGCACATCGTCGCCGGCTCGGTCGAGTGCGCATTCCTGGTGGAAGGCGGGCAGGCCTCGTTCGGCCAATACGTCCACGACTTCTTCGTGCCGACGCTGCTGGGCAACATTTTGGGCGGGACGACTTTGGTCGCGCTGTTGAACTACGGCCAGGTCGCCGCGGAGCTCGACAAGCCCGAGGACTAG
- a CDS encoding Crp/Fnr family transcriptional regulator, which produces MFSAGFLSHKGSRGNAIGRPMQAGFAFSKLANRLASLTTLTADDLDLLADMPSTIAHLGTRQAVLRHGDDAAQCCLLLQGYLSWQDADSTEGQISSISVPGDIADLHTLYRPRVNGNLIALGPAIVVLVPHRFLHELSTRSPAMSRALVLMLLTDHAIQRNWTINLGSRDALTRVAHLLCEITTRLQNVGLANDFRLSSPFTQSDLAAACSISPVHANRTIQELRRCNLLQWQGKTMTITDWPGLVRLARFDPAYLGMRSSHGNSRPAHLGPVNANVEVA; this is translated from the coding sequence TTGTTTTCTGCCGGTTTTCTCAGCCACAAAGGATCACGGGGCAATGCCATCGGACGACCAATGCAGGCAGGTTTTGCGTTCTCTAAGCTGGCCAACCGGCTGGCGAGTCTCACCACCCTTACGGCCGACGACCTCGACCTTCTCGCCGATATGCCGAGCACAATTGCCCATCTCGGCACCCGTCAAGCCGTTCTGAGGCATGGCGACGATGCCGCCCAATGCTGCCTCCTGCTCCAGGGATATCTGTCCTGGCAGGACGCGGACAGCACAGAGGGGCAGATTTCATCGATCTCCGTTCCCGGCGATATCGCCGATCTGCACACGCTTTACCGCCCACGCGTCAACGGCAATTTGATCGCGCTCGGTCCCGCGATCGTAGTCCTCGTGCCGCACCGCTTCCTTCACGAACTGTCCACGCGCTCGCCGGCCATGTCACGCGCATTGGTGCTTATGCTGCTCACGGATCACGCCATCCAGCGCAACTGGACCATCAACCTTGGCAGCCGGGATGCATTGACCCGCGTGGCGCATCTGCTGTGCGAGATCACAACGCGCCTGCAAAATGTCGGTCTCGCCAACGATTTCAGATTGTCGTCTCCATTCACCCAGTCCGACTTGGCTGCGGCATGCAGTATCTCCCCTGTTCACGCCAACCGCACGATCCAGGAATTGCGCCGATGCAATTTGCTGCAATGGCAGGGCAAGACGATGACGATTACGGACTGGCCGGGCCTGGTCAGGCTTGCCAGATTCGATCCGGCCTATCTGGGGATGCGGTCCAGCCACGGCAATTCGCGACCGGCGCATCTCGGGCCAGTCAATGCGAACGTCGAGGTCGCCTGA
- a CDS encoding inositol-3-phosphate synthase, whose product MHSRLQDRRRVRVGIVGVGNCASSLVQGLTYYRNAESNAPVPGLMNVDLGGYHISDIQIASAFDVHAGKVGRDVADAIFAKPNNTHRFSDVAQTGVIVERGPVMDGIGHYLADDIPIADVPEADVSEVLATSRTDVLVSYLPVGSQRASEWYAARAIEAGCGYVNCIPVFIASNPEWRRRFENAGLPIVGDDIKSQVGATILHRVLANLFRDRGVRLDRTYQLNVGGNTDFKNMLERERLASKKLSKTQAVTSQFDVPMEADNIHVGPSDHVPWLTDRKLAFIRLEGTTFGGVPLSAEVKLEVWDSPNSAGVVIDAVRCAKLAMDRGQAGALTGPSSYFMKSPPQQFTDEEAGRRTRAFIEDKAYS is encoded by the coding sequence ATGCATTCTCGTCTTCAGGACAGGCGGCGCGTGCGCGTCGGCATCGTTGGTGTCGGCAATTGCGCGAGTTCCTTGGTCCAGGGGCTCACCTATTACCGCAACGCGGAGTCCAACGCGCCCGTGCCCGGATTGATGAACGTCGATCTCGGCGGCTATCACATCAGCGACATCCAGATTGCATCGGCCTTTGACGTCCACGCCGGCAAGGTCGGGCGCGATGTCGCCGATGCCATTTTTGCCAAGCCGAACAACACGCATCGCTTCTCCGACGTCGCGCAGACTGGCGTCATCGTCGAGCGCGGCCCGGTCATGGACGGTATCGGCCATTACCTCGCAGACGACATTCCGATTGCCGATGTACCAGAAGCCGACGTCTCGGAGGTGCTCGCGACCTCGCGCACGGACGTGCTGGTATCCTATCTCCCCGTCGGCTCGCAACGCGCCAGCGAATGGTACGCTGCGCGCGCAATCGAGGCCGGCTGCGGTTATGTCAACTGCATTCCCGTCTTTATCGCCTCAAATCCGGAGTGGCGGCGGCGGTTCGAAAATGCCGGCTTGCCGATCGTCGGCGATGACATCAAGAGCCAGGTCGGCGCCACCATTCTGCATCGCGTCCTCGCCAACCTTTTCCGCGACCGCGGCGTGCGGCTTGACCGAACCTACCAGCTCAACGTCGGCGGCAACACCGATTTCAAGAACATGCTCGAGCGGGAGCGGCTGGCCTCGAAGAAACTCTCAAAGACACAGGCCGTCACCAGCCAGTTCGACGTGCCCATGGAAGCCGATAACATTCACGTCGGCCCGAGCGACCACGTGCCGTGGCTGACCGATCGCAAGCTCGCCTTCATCCGGCTGGAGGGCACGACATTCGGCGGCGTTCCTCTGAGCGCGGAAGTCAAGCTCGAAGTCTGGGATTCCCCGAACTCGGCAGGAGTCGTGATCGATGCGGTTCGCTGCGCCAAGCTCGCCATGGATCGTGGGCAAGCCGGCGCGCTGACCGGCCCCTCGAGCTACTTCATGAAGTCGCCGCCGCAGCAGTTCACGGACGAGGAGGCGGGACGCCGGACGCGAGCTTTCATCGAAGACAAGGCATATAGCTGA
- a CDS encoding histidine phosphatase family protein, with protein MTKTIHLIRHGHHALLGRTLCGRMKGVEIDVIGCNEIARCADTITPHPTVIQSSPQRRCMQSACILAARFGLPVEIVPALNEIDYGEWTGFSFEYLCQDPRWSRWNRQRGRSRPPGGESMRSLQKRVVAHLEQLRSDRNSDTVIAVSHAEPIRAALLHYSRMELDAFLSIEIDPGSVSTLNVDNRGITITRINQRVPA; from the coding sequence ATGACGAAGACCATCCATCTCATTCGTCATGGGCACCATGCTCTGCTCGGCCGCACGCTGTGTGGCCGGATGAAAGGCGTTGAGATCGATGTTATCGGCTGCAACGAAATCGCGCGTTGTGCCGATACGATCACTCCGCACCCGACCGTGATTCAGTCGAGCCCGCAGCGGCGGTGCATGCAGTCGGCCTGCATTCTGGCGGCACGCTTCGGCCTGCCAGTCGAGATCGTCCCGGCGCTCAACGAGATCGACTATGGGGAATGGACCGGGTTCTCTTTCGAATATCTCTGCCAGGACCCGCGCTGGTCGCGCTGGAACAGGCAGCGCGGGCGGAGCCGGCCGCCCGGCGGCGAGAGCATGCGGTCGCTCCAGAAGCGCGTCGTGGCCCATCTCGAGCAACTGCGCAGCGATCGCAACAGCGACACCGTCATTGCCGTCAGTCACGCCGAGCCGATCCGCGCAGCGCTCCTTCATTATTCCCGCATGGAGCTCGACGCTTTTCTCTCGATCGAAATCGATCCAGGCAGCGTCAGCACCCTCAACGTCGACAACCGCGGAATCACGATCACGCGAATTAACCAGCGGGTGCCAGCGTGA
- a CDS encoding glycosyltransferase has translation MKIVIFGLTISSSWGNGHATLWRGLCKHLARCGHSIVFFERDVPYYAGARDLHELAGGHLRLFSNWEDVRSLARSELRDADVAIVTSYCPDAIAATELILAESRAMPVFYDLDTPITCARLKAGEAVPYIGGRGLRDFALVLSFTGGQHIANEFRDRLGACKVRPLYGHVDTDIHRPVPPQSHYRADLSYLGTYSEDRQPALEKFFVAPARSRQDLRFLIGGAQYPENFPWSSNIYFVQHLPPLEHAAFFASSRLTLNVTRRAMAEMGWCPSGRLFEAAACGVPLLSDEWPGIEEFFTPGREILTTRNENDTLAALTMADAELQRIARRAYERTMDQHTSDKRAGELILLLEQAASVSGRHQQPEEA, from the coding sequence GTGAAGATCGTCATTTTTGGCCTGACAATCTCCTCCTCCTGGGGCAACGGGCATGCGACTCTGTGGCGCGGCCTCTGCAAGCATCTTGCGCGATGCGGGCACAGCATCGTCTTCTTCGAACGCGACGTGCCCTATTACGCCGGCGCCCGGGACTTGCATGAACTGGCGGGCGGTCATCTGCGACTGTTCTCGAATTGGGAAGATGTACGCTCCCTGGCCCGCAGCGAGCTTCGTGACGCGGATGTCGCGATCGTGACCTCCTATTGTCCGGACGCGATCGCCGCGACCGAGCTGATCCTCGCAGAATCCCGCGCGATGCCGGTGTTCTACGATCTCGACACGCCGATCACCTGCGCTCGGCTCAAGGCCGGCGAAGCCGTGCCCTATATCGGAGGGCGCGGCCTGCGCGATTTCGCGCTGGTCCTGAGCTTCACCGGCGGCCAGCACATCGCCAATGAATTTCGCGATCGGCTCGGCGCCTGCAAAGTCCGGCCGCTGTATGGCCATGTCGACACCGACATCCATCGACCGGTCCCGCCTCAGTCGCACTATCGCGCGGATCTGTCCTATCTCGGCACGTATTCCGAGGATCGTCAGCCTGCGCTCGAAAAATTCTTCGTTGCCCCCGCACGGTCCCGGCAGGATCTTCGCTTCCTGATCGGGGGAGCGCAATATCCGGAGAATTTCCCCTGGTCTTCCAACATCTACTTCGTGCAGCACCTGCCTCCATTGGAACACGCCGCGTTTTTTGCATCGTCGCGGCTCACACTCAACGTGACGCGCCGGGCCATGGCGGAAATGGGCTGGTGTCCGTCCGGGCGGCTGTTCGAGGCTGCGGCCTGCGGTGTCCCCTTGCTGAGCGATGAGTGGCCGGGGATCGAGGAATTCTTTACGCCCGGACGGGAGATCCTGACCACGCGGAACGAGAACGATACACTCGCCGCGTTGACGATGGCCGACGCCGAGCTCCAACGCATTGCCCGGCGCGCATATGAGCGGACCATGGATCAGCACACATCCGACAAGCGCGCTGGTGAATTGATCCTGCTGCTCGAGCAGGCTGCATCGGTCAGCGGGCGCCACCAGCAACCAGAGGAGGCTTGA